One Janthinobacterium sp. TB1-E2 genomic region harbors:
- the iscA gene encoding iron-sulfur cluster assembly protein IscA, with product MITLTEKAAKHINRYIERRGKGMGLRFGVRTTGCSGLAYKLEYVDEAAAEDSVFESHGVKVFVDPKSLPYIDGTELDFAREGLNEGFKFHNPNEKDACGCGESFRI from the coding sequence ATGATCACACTGACCGAAAAAGCGGCGAAACACATCAACCGTTATATCGAACGGCGCGGCAAGGGCATGGGTTTGCGCTTTGGCGTGCGGACCACGGGCTGCTCGGGCCTGGCTTACAAGCTCGAATATGTCGATGAAGCGGCGGCCGAAGACAGCGTCTTCGAATCGCACGGCGTGAAAGTCTTCGTCGACCCGAAAAGCTTGCCTTACATCGACGGCACGGAACTCGATTTCGCGCGCGAAGGCTTGAACGAAGGTTTCAAGTTCCACAATCCGAACGAAAAAGACGCC
- the iscU gene encoding Fe-S cluster assembly scaffold IscU, translating into MAYSDKVLDHYENPRNVGAFDKGDETIGTGMVGAPACGDVMKLQIKVGADGLIEDAKFKTYGCGSAIASSSLVTEWVKGKTLDQALAIKNTQIAEELALPPVKIHCSILAEDAIKAAVLDYQTRHPAAA; encoded by the coding sequence ATGGCTTACTCGGACAAAGTACTCGATCACTACGAAAACCCGCGCAACGTGGGCGCTTTCGACAAGGGTGATGAAACCATCGGCACCGGCATGGTAGGCGCGCCTGCTTGCGGCGACGTGATGAAACTGCAGATCAAGGTCGGCGCCGATGGCCTGATCGAAGATGCGAAATTCAAGACCTACGGCTGCGGTTCGGCCATCGCGTCGAGCTCGCTGGTAACGGAATGGGTCAAGGGCAAGACCCTGGACCAGGCACTGGCCATCAAGAACACGCAGATCGCCGAAGAACTGGCCCTGCCGCCAGTGAAGATCCACTGCTCCATCCTGGCGGAAGACGCCATCAAGGCGGCCGTACTGGATTATCAAACCCGTCACCCGGCAGCAGCTTAA
- a CDS encoding IscS subfamily cysteine desulfurase, protein MNAPEKNVGQVHFETAPHFPIYMDYSATTPIDPRVADKMIPYLREQFGNPASRSHMYGWTAEKAVEEARGHVAALVNADPREIIWTSGATESNNLAIKGAAQFYKTKGKHIITVKTEHKSVLDTVRELERIGFEATYLEPQDNGLITVEQLAAAVRPDTILVSVMLVNNEIGVIQPIDEIGVFCRSKGIIFHCDAAQATGKVVIDLQKTKVDLMTFTAHKTYGPKGVGALYVCRKPRVRLEAQMHGGGHERGLRSGTLPTHQIVGMGEAFRIAKEEMDSEIGRIKALRDRLAKGLQEIEEVYINGDMDHRVPHNLNVSFNYVEGESLIMAIKDIAVSSGSACTSASLEPSYVLRALGRSDELAHSSIRFTIGRFSTEEDIDFAVNLLKSKVHKLRELSPLWDMFKDGIDINSIQWAAH, encoded by the coding sequence ATGAACGCCCCAGAAAAAAACGTAGGCCAAGTGCACTTTGAAACCGCACCGCATTTCCCGATCTACATGGATTACTCGGCCACTACGCCGATCGATCCACGCGTCGCCGACAAGATGATTCCCTACCTGCGCGAGCAGTTCGGCAATCCGGCATCGCGCAGCCACATGTATGGCTGGACGGCGGAAAAAGCCGTGGAAGAGGCACGCGGCCACGTGGCGGCCCTGGTGAACGCCGATCCGCGCGAAATCATCTGGACATCCGGTGCGACGGAAAGCAACAACCTGGCCATCAAGGGCGCGGCACAGTTCTACAAGACCAAGGGCAAGCACATTATCACCGTCAAGACCGAGCACAAATCGGTACTCGACACGGTGCGCGAACTGGAACGCATCGGCTTTGAAGCGACCTACCTGGAACCGCAGGACAACGGCCTGATCACCGTCGAGCAGCTGGCCGCGGCCGTGCGCCCGGACACCATCCTTGTGTCGGTCATGCTGGTAAACAACGAAATCGGCGTGATCCAGCCGATCGACGAGATCGGCGTGTTCTGCCGCTCGAAAGGCATCATCTTCCATTGCGACGCCGCGCAAGCGACGGGCAAGGTCGTCATCGACCTGCAAAAGACCAAGGTTGACCTGATGACCTTCACGGCGCACAAGACCTACGGCCCGAAAGGCGTGGGCGCCCTGTACGTGTGCCGCAAGCCGCGCGTGCGCCTGGAAGCGCAGATGCACGGTGGCGGCCATGAGCGCGGCCTGCGCTCGGGTACTCTGCCGACGCACCAGATCGTCGGCATGGGCGAAGCGTTCCGCATCGCCAAGGAAGAAATGGACAGCGAAATCGGCCGCATCAAGGCCTTGCGCGACCGCCTGGCCAAGGGCTTGCAGGAGATCGAAGAAGTCTACATCAACGGCGACATGGATCACCGCGTGCCGCACAACCTGAACGTGAGCTTCAACTACGTCGAAGGCGAGTCGCTGATCATGGCGATCAAGGATATCGCCGTGTCGTCCGGTTCGGCCTGCACCTCGGCCAGCCTGGAACCATCGTACGTGCTGCGCGCCCTGGGCCGCAGCGACGAACTGGCGCACAGCTCGATCCGCTTCACCATCGGCCGCTTCTCGACCGAGGAAGACATCGACTTCGCCGTGAACCTGTTGAAATCGAAAGTACACAAGCTGCGCGAACTGTCGCCGCTGTGGGACATGTTCAAGGACGGAATCGATATCAATTCGATTCAATGGGCAGCCCACTAA
- the iscR gene encoding Fe-S cluster assembly transcriptional regulator IscR produces the protein MRLTTKGRFAVTAMIDLALRQGKGPVTLSGISQRQSISLSYLEQLFGKLRRHEIVESIRGPGGGYSLARRADKVTVADIIIAVDEPLDATQCGGKEHCHGADAATGARCMTHELWSTLNEKMVDYLDSVSLQDLVDQQRQKIAEQSVMVMHRNHAAIG, from the coding sequence ATGCGTCTGACTACAAAAGGCCGTTTTGCCGTGACTGCGATGATCGATCTTGCCCTGCGCCAGGGTAAAGGTCCGGTCACCTTGTCCGGTATCAGCCAGCGCCAGTCGATTTCCCTGTCCTACCTGGAACAGCTGTTCGGCAAGCTGCGCCGCCATGAGATCGTCGAATCGATCCGCGGTCCCGGCGGCGGCTACAGCCTGGCGCGCCGTGCGGACAAGGTGACGGTGGCCGACATCATCATCGCCGTCGACGAACCGCTGGACGCCACGCAGTGCGGCGGCAAGGAACATTGCCACGGCGCCGACGCGGCCACGGGTGCGCGCTGCATGACACATGAATTGTGGTCCACACTCAATGAAAAAATGGTCGATTATCTGGATTCTGTGTCCTTGCAGGACCTGGTCGACCAGCAGAGACAAAAGATTGCCGAACAAAGCGTGATGGTGATGCATCGTAACCACGCCGCCATCGGTTGA
- a CDS encoding NADAR family protein, translated as MQISNVEELKAWIAAGGVPDYLYFWGHTPAQPQVPDKSCFSQWFPSPFSLAGVTYATAEHYMMAQKAALFGDTAVQARIVAAARPSEVKKLGREVANFDAKVWEAARAGIVFDGNFAKFSQKAALRKFLLGTGERVIVEASPVDRIWGVGLASDNPRIDDPASWDGLNLLGFELMKVRSALRA; from the coding sequence ATGCAAATCAGTAACGTGGAAGAATTGAAGGCGTGGATCGCGGCAGGCGGCGTGCCCGACTATCTGTATTTCTGGGGCCACACGCCGGCGCAGCCGCAGGTGCCCGACAAAAGCTGCTTCAGCCAGTGGTTCCCGTCGCCCTTCAGTCTGGCCGGCGTCACGTATGCGACGGCCGAGCACTACATGATGGCGCAAAAGGCAGCCCTGTTTGGCGACACGGCCGTGCAGGCGCGCATCGTGGCGGCCGCGCGGCCGTCGGAAGTGAAGAAGCTGGGGCGCGAAGTGGCGAACTTTGACGCCAAGGTGTGGGAAGCGGCACGTGCCGGCATCGTCTTCGATGGTAACTTTGCCAAGTTCTCGCAAAAGGCCGCGCTGCGCAAGTTTCTGCTGGGCACGGGCGAGCGCGTGATCGTCGAAGCCAGTCCCGTCGACCGCATCTGGGGCGTGGGCCTGGCGTCGGACAATCCGCGCATCGATGATCCCGCCAGCTGGGACGGCTTGAACTTGCTCGGTTTCGAGTTGATGAAAGTGCGCAGCGCTTTACGTGCTTGA
- a CDS encoding uracil-DNA glycosylase: MTATTVPASITDALSLAHASWRPILLRGLDAVMAADPAYLPALAADDYLPTQGRLFAAFALPLAQVRYVLVGEGPYPRADSATGVCFMDGAVGSLWSATGLSKPVNRATSLRNFMKMLLVADGQLQGGDTSGVAMAPVAAAAQLPGSGVIQTLPDLQRKMTEQGFLLLNAALVFRAHVPPVQDARGWLPFLQVVLEALARQGGAALPQLVLWGKIAELIKRLPVAASLPQVTAEHPYNLSFIGNRDMQALFGPMQLLRA; this comes from the coding sequence ATGACTGCAACAACCGTTCCTGCCAGCATCACCGATGCCCTGTCCCTGGCGCACGCTTCCTGGCGTCCCATCCTGCTACGCGGCTTGGACGCCGTGATGGCGGCCGATCCCGCCTACCTGCCGGCGCTGGCTGCCGACGATTACCTGCCCACGCAGGGCCGGCTGTTCGCCGCCTTTGCCCTGCCGCTGGCGCAGGTGCGCTACGTGCTGGTGGGCGAGGGGCCGTATCCGCGCGCCGACAGTGCCACGGGCGTGTGCTTCATGGATGGCGCCGTCGGCAGTCTGTGGTCGGCCACGGGGCTGTCGAAGCCCGTCAACCGCGCCACGTCCCTGCGCAACTTCATGAAGATGCTGCTGGTGGCCGATGGCCAGCTGCAGGGCGGCGACACGTCCGGCGTAGCCATGGCGCCCGTGGCGGCTGCCGCGCAATTGCCGGGCAGCGGCGTGATCCAGACCTTGCCCGACCTGCAGCGCAAGATGACGGAGCAGGGCTTTTTGCTGCTCAACGCGGCGCTGGTGTTCCGTGCTCATGTGCCGCCTGTGCAGGATGCGCGCGGCTGGTTGCCTTTCCTGCAGGTGGTGCTCGAAGCGCTGGCGCGGCAGGGCGGGGCGGCCTTGCCGCAACTGGTGTTGTGGGGCAAGATTGCCGAGCTCATCAAACGCCTGCCGGTGGCGGCATCGTTGCCGCAGGTGACGGCGGAACATCCGTATAATCTGTCCTTTATCGGCAATCGTGACATGCAGGCCTTGTTTGGCCCGATGCAACTATTGCGTGCTTGA